DNA from Granulicella arctica:
CGAAGGATCGGGTTGAAAAGGGAATCCGGTGCAACTCCGGAACTGCCCCGCAGCGGTTAGCAGGAACGAACGCTCCAACCTCAGCACTGGTCCGGTCACGGACTGGGAAGCTGGAGCCAGTAGGCAGCCTGCAAGTCCGAAGACCTGCCATGAAGGAAATTCACACGCCTCCGAGGGGAGGGCCGGGTGATCGCTGCACGTGCCTTCGTCTCAAGCGATCCTCCGTCTCCGCTCGAAGCGAAAGGACCTCCCCGTGGCGACACTACAGACGACCCTCAATCAGCTCGATCCCAACTTTCCCCAGACCGAAGCGCCGCCCCAGATGCAGGTCCGCAAGCGCAGCGGAGAGTACGAGCCCGTCGACGTCAACAAGATCGTCCGCGCCGTCGAACGCTGCTGCCATGGCCTGGCCCACGTTGATGCCATCCGCGTCGCCAGCAAGACCATCGGAGGCCTCTTCGATGGAGCCAGCACACGCGAGCTCGACTCTATCTCCATCCAGACCGCCGCGTCGCTCATCGCCGAAGAGCCCGAGTACTCGCGCCTCGCCGCACGCCTTCTGCTCGCGACCATTGCGAAGGAAGTCGCCGGCCAGAACATCTACTCGTTCTCGCAGTCCATCGACGTTGGCCACCGCGAGGGCGTCGTCTCGAAGGATGCTGCGGATTTCGTCGCGGCCAACGCGCGCAAGCTCAACAGCGCCATCGACGACCGCTTCTCCGACCGCTTCGAGTACTTCGGCCTGCGCACCGTCTACGACCGCTATCTGCTGAAGCACCCCATCACACGGCAGGTGATGGAGACTCCGCAGTACTTCTTCATGCGAGTCTCGGCCGGTTTATCCGTTCGCGTCAATGAGGCCGTCGACTTCTACAATCTTCTCGCCTCACACGACTACCTGCCCAGCTCGCCGACGCTCTTCAACAGCGGCACCAAGCATTCGCAGATGTCCTCCTGCTATCTGCTCGATTCGCCGCTCGACTCGCTCGATTCGATCTACGACGCGTACAAGCAGATCGCGCTCCTCTCGAAGTTCTCGGGTGGCATCGGCCTTGCCTTCCACCGCGTACGCTCGGAGGGCTCGCTCATCCGTGCCACCAATGGCCTCTCGAACGGCATCGTCCCCTGGCTCCGCACGCTCGATGCCTCCGTCGCCGCCGTCAACCAGGGCGGCAAGCGCAAGGGTGCCTGCTGTGTCTATCTTGAGCCCTGGCACGCCGACATCGACAGCTTCCTCGAGATGCGTGACAACACCGGAGACGCCGCTCGCCGTACCTACAACCTCAACCTCGCCAACTGGATTCCCGACCTCTTCATGCGCCGCTCGGACGAGGACGGCATCTGGTCGCTCTTCGACCCGAAGGATGTCCCTCATCTCACCGACCTCTACGGCGAGGCATTCGAGAAGGCATACGTCGAGGCCGAAGAGAAGAAGCTCTTCAGCCGCCAGGTCAAGGCGCGCGATCTCTACGCTCGCATGATGCGCACACTCGCCGAGACCGGCAACGGCTGGATGGTCTTCAAGGACGCCTGCAACATCAAGTGCAACCAGACCGGCCTGCCGGAGAACGTCGTCCACCTCTCGAACCTCTGCACCGAGATCACCGAGGTCACCTCAAACGCCGAAACCGCTGTCTGTAACCTCGGCTCGGTCAACCTCTCCCGCCATCTCACCGACGGTGTATTCGACTTCGAGAAGCTCGCTGCGACCGTGCGTCACGCCGTACCCATGCTTGACCGCGTCATCGACATCAACTTCTACCCAGTCCCTCAGGCCGCCAGCTCGAACAGCCGCTGGCGCCCCGTTGGTCTTGGCCTCATGGGATTGCAGGACGTCTTCTTCCAGCTCCGCATCCCCTTCGACTCCGATGAAGCCCGCGCCCTCTCCGCCAGGATTCAGGAGGAGATCTACTTCCACGCCCTCTCTGCCTCAGCCGACCTCGCTGAGAAGCACGGCCCACATACAGCCTTCAAGGACACCAGAGCCGCGCAGGGCGAGTTCCAGTTCGATCTCTGGGGCATCACCCCGAAGGACACCGCTCGCTGGGAGAAGCTGCGCGAGCGCATGAAGACCACCGGCCTGCGCAACTCGCTGCTGATCGCCATCGCGCCTACCGCGACCATCGCCTCCATCGTCGGCTGCTACGAGTGCATTGAGCCGCAGATCTCCAACATGTTCAAACGCGAGACCCTCTCGGGCGAGTTCATGCAGATCAACAAGTACCTCGTCAACGAGCTCAAGGCCCTCGGCATCTGGTCTGAGGCCATGCGGAACCGCATCAAGCTCGCGGAAGGCTCGATCCAAAAAATCAGTGAGATCTCCGACGAAGTCAAAGCAATCTACCGCACCGTCTGGGAGGTCCCGATGAAGGGCCTCATCGATATGGCCGCCGACCGCGGAGCCTTCATCGACCAGAGCCAGTCCCTCAACCTCTTCGCCGAGTCGCCCAACATCGGACGCCTCAGCTCCATGTACATGTACGCATGGAAGCGCGGCATCAAGACGACCTACTATCTGCGCTCACGCCCAGCGACGAGGATCGCCAAGACCACCGTCGCCGTCGGAAACCGCGAGCAGGCGCAGCCCACCGCGAGCGCCGCCGTAAGCTGCTCCCTCGACAACCCGGAATCCTGCGAAGCCTGCCAGTAAAAGTCCTCTAGCAAATCTGTATCGGAGAAGATCATGTCCACACACGCCCCAAGCTCCATCCTCGACCCAGGCCTCTCGCTCACCCTGCGGCCCATGCGTTACCCCACGTTCTTCGAGATGTTCAAGGACGGCATTAAAAAC
Protein-coding regions in this window:
- a CDS encoding ribonucleoside-diphosphate reductase subunit alpha: MPSSQAILRLRSKRKDLPVATLQTTLNQLDPNFPQTEAPPQMQVRKRSGEYEPVDVNKIVRAVERCCHGLAHVDAIRVASKTIGGLFDGASTRELDSISIQTAASLIAEEPEYSRLAARLLLATIAKEVAGQNIYSFSQSIDVGHREGVVSKDAADFVAANARKLNSAIDDRFSDRFEYFGLRTVYDRYLLKHPITRQVMETPQYFFMRVSAGLSVRVNEAVDFYNLLASHDYLPSSPTLFNSGTKHSQMSSCYLLDSPLDSLDSIYDAYKQIALLSKFSGGIGLAFHRVRSEGSLIRATNGLSNGIVPWLRTLDASVAAVNQGGKRKGACCVYLEPWHADIDSFLEMRDNTGDAARRTYNLNLANWIPDLFMRRSDEDGIWSLFDPKDVPHLTDLYGEAFEKAYVEAEEKKLFSRQVKARDLYARMMRTLAETGNGWMVFKDACNIKCNQTGLPENVVHLSNLCTEITEVTSNAETAVCNLGSVNLSRHLTDGVFDFEKLAATVRHAVPMLDRVIDINFYPVPQAASSNSRWRPVGLGLMGLQDVFFQLRIPFDSDEARALSARIQEEIYFHALSASADLAEKHGPHTAFKDTRAAQGEFQFDLWGITPKDTARWEKLRERMKTTGLRNSLLIAIAPTATIASIVGCYECIEPQISNMFKRETLSGEFMQINKYLVNELKALGIWSEAMRNRIKLAEGSIQKISEISDEVKAIYRTVWEVPMKGLIDMAADRGAFIDQSQSLNLFAESPNIGRLSSMYMYAWKRGIKTTYYLRSRPATRIAKTTVAVGNREQAQPTASAAVSCSLDNPESCEACQ